DNA from Brevibacterium sp. 'Marine':
GTGGAGTTCGCCGCTGTCGCGCAGCTTCGTCGCATAGCGGCGGAGCAGGAAGTTCGTCAGCGGCATCGACGGCAGGGATTGGAGCATGAGCACGAGCGCGGGGAGGACGATGATCGCCGAGGCGGCCCCCTGAGCCGTGAGCCCCTCGGTCGTCAGGCTGGTGGCGACGATGCCGCCGGCCAGCGGTCCGGAACCGGCGACGAAGGTGTCGAAGCCGAAGATCGGGGCGACGACTGCGAGGATGAGGAGGACGGCGACGAGCATGCCCGAGACGGCGATGATCACCGAACGCCACTGCTTGGCCATCACCCGCAGCGGGATGAGCGTGCCCATATGGAACAGCAGCGGAGCGACGAGGATCGTGTAGATCTGGACGAGCATCGAATCGTCGACGATCGACTCCGGAACGATGCCGATCTTGGCGAAGACGAAGATGCCGAGCATCGCGACCAGCAGACTGGGGATCCGCGCTTTCGACCAGATCGAGACCAGCTCGCCGAGAGCGATGAAGGCGAGGACGATTGCGGCAGCGAAGATGGCTTCCATGGACGATCCTTACAGTCATTGAGTGAACCAGCTCACAAGATACTACGTCGCGGGCCGCGCTCGGAGGTTTCGGCGAGATTTCCTGATAGCCGGGACTTGACCGTTGCAGCGGGGCGACGGCCATCGAGGGCAGGGCATAGGCTGAAGGCATGAGTTTTCTGCAGTTCCTCCACGAGCGAGGCATCGTTGAACGTCCCGGCGCGGGGCGCCGGCCGCTGGTGATCGCGCATCGAGGGTATTCGGCGGTCGTGCCCGAGAACAGTTTGGCCGCGGTCGATGCCGCGCGAGCCCTCGGCGTCGACTTCATCGAGGTCGATACTTCGACGAGCGCCGACGGGGTTCCCGTGATCCTGCACGATGCGGATCTGGACCGGACCACCAACCGCAAGGGCCCCGTGGCCGGCCTGACCGCCGAGGAGCTGTCGTTCGTCGACGCGGGATCATGGATGGGCCCCGGATTCCACGGAGTGCGGATCCCCACCTTGGCCGCCGTGATGCGCGACATCCAGCACCGAGGCGGCGAACTCCTGCTCGAACTCAAGGGGGAGTGGTCCTCCGGTGCGGTGGCGCGGATCGCCGAACTCGTCGTCGAGACCGGCATCGCCGACCGCATGATCGTCCAATCGTTCAATATCGAAACGCTTGAGACCTGTCGGGATATGCTGCCGATGGTGGCTCGCTTCCTGCTGCGCATGGTTCCCAAGCCCGAGGACATCGAGATCGCTCGGGAACTCGGAGCGGTGGCGATCAATCCTTCGTACAAGGGATTCACGATGCGCAGATCGGTGGTCACCGAGATCATGGACAACGACCTCGGCGTCTTCGTCTGGACCGCTGACGAGATGAACGAGTGGCGGGAGCTCCTCACCGCCGAGGTCGACGGGATCATCACCAATCATCCCGGTCGTCTGCAGGGCTTCCTGGCGGGGCGCTTCGACCCGGTGCAGTAGGGGTCTCCTCCGGCGGTGAGGGTGACTCTGCGCCGTCTGCGGAATGAACCGAGACGGCACCGATCGCGTGTGAGTGACGTCACTTCGCCCCGATTTGCCCTGGCAGCGCGAACCCGTGTAAATTCGTACCTGTTGCCCCGATAGCTCAGTCGGCAGAGCATCTCCATGGTAAGGAGAAGGTCAAGGGTTCGATTCCCTTTCGGGGCTCTCGTGCCGCCTCGAATGCGGCGCTGGGGCGGGGTAGCTCAGCTGGTTAGAGCGCACGACTCATAATCGTGAGGTCGGGGGATCGAGTCCCCCTCCCGCTACCGTTCAACTCCCTCATCGCGACGACGAGTCCGGTGGGGGAGTTTCTGTATTCGGGAATTCCCAGCTCCGATATTGCGCGATTCGCTCCGCCCGTGCCAGTCTTGCCGTGTGAAGCACGCCACCGGCCATGATGACAGCGAGTCAAGCAGGGCGTCTGCCTACCTTCCCACCACGCCTGAAGGCGTCGGCCGACTCATCCTCCGCGGTGCCAGACTCATCGATGGGACCGGGGGCGAGGTCGTCCTCGATTCCGAGATCGAGGTGGACGGAGCCCGCATCGTCTATGCGGGCCCGGCCCGCCGACGTGCCGAACCCACGGACGGTGTTCCGGACGCCACCGTCGTCGATCTGACGGGCAAGACCATTCTGCCGGGGTTCATCGATGCGCACGTCCACTTGGGGCTGGCCGTCGAAGACCAACCCGCCGAGGCGGCGCGATTCGAGTCCGAGCGCGTGTTCCGGATGGGGGTGCGAGCGAATCAGACCCTGATGGCCGGTGTGACGACGGTCCGCGACCTCGGCGGAATCGACCGTGGAGTCAGAGATGCCGTCGAAGCCGATCTCATCCGCGGACCGCGGATGCACATCGCCGTCGTCCCCCTCTCTCCGACCGGCGGTCATACCGATTTCACTCTGCCCAACGGACGTCCGGTCCCGATGGGTCTGCCGATGGACCCGATCATCGACACCGACGACGACGTCAAGCGCATGGTGAGGCTCCTCATCCGCGGCGGTGCCGACGTCATCAAGGTCTGCACGACCGGCGGAGTGTCGAGTCCCACCGACACCCCGGACGACATCGGCGTCCCCGAGGAGCATGTGCGTCTCATCGTCGCCGAGACTGCGAAGCGCTCGCGCCAGCCGGTCGCCGCCCACGCACAAGGCACCGAGGGGATCAAAGCTGCCGTTCGCGGTGGTGCCGCATCGGTCGAACACGGTTATGGGATCGACGATGAGGGCATCGATCTCATGCTCGAACACGGGACGTTCCTCGTTCCCACGCTCTCCAGCGCGCTGCGTGTGCCCGATCCCAGGGATGTTCCCGCCTATCTCTATGAGAAGAAGGTGAAGTGGTCGGCGATCGCACGCGAACGTGTGGCGGCAGCGCTCGACGCCGGTGTGCGGACGGCTCTCGGCACGGACGCAGGAGTGTGCCCGCACGGTCAGAATCTCCGGGAACCGGTCCATGCAGTCGAACTCGGTCTGAGCCCGATGGAGGCCATCGTGGCCGGCACCCGCAATGCCGCCGAACTCCTCCGCCTCGATGCAGACATCGGCACACTCCGATCGGGCAGACTCGCCGACATCATCGTCGTCGACTTCGATCCCATCGCCGATATCACGCCGCTGGCAGACCCGGACAACGTCAAAGCGGTCCTCCAGGGCGGTGCCCTCGTCAAGGACCGTGAGGCGTGGTTCCCCGACCCGCCGGCGAGGGCTCAGATCTCATACTGACCCGTGCCGACTCTCCACCCCTTTCCCGCCCCGACCTCAGAAGGACAGCCCATCGTGACACTCGATTTTTCCAGCGAAGCCCGAGTCCTCGCCGACGACCTGCGCGAGGTGCGTCGCGACCTCCATCGGAACCCCGAAGTCGGCCTCGACCTGCCGGAGACCCAACAGCGAATCCTCGACGCGTTGGACGGCCTGCCGCTCGAGATCACCCTCGGTCGAGAGCTGAGCTCGATCGTCGCAGTTCTCCGTGGAGAGCTGCCTGGGCCCACGGTGCTGCTGCGGGGAGACATGGATGCCCTGCCCGTCGTCGAGGCGACCGGTTTGGAATTCGCCTCGACCAACGGGAACATGCACGCCTGTGGACATGATCTCCATGTGGCCGGTCTCGTCGGGGCAGCCCGTCTTCTCTGTGCCCACCGTGCGAACCTCCGCGGCACCGTGGCCTTCATGTTCCAGCCGGGCGAAGAGGGCCTGGGCGGGGCGAAGATCATGCTCGAAGAAGGGATGTACGACGCCATCGGACACAAGCCCGATGCGGCTTACGCGATCCACGTGGCTCCGGGGGTGCCGGGAACGTTCGTGACCAAACCGGGCACGATCATGGCCGGGGCGAATACGCTGCACGTGACGATGCACGGCAGCGGCGGTCACAGCTCTCGGCCGGAAGACGCCGTCGACCCGGTCCGTCCGGTTCTGGAACTCGGACAGGCGATTCACTCGATGGTCACCGGTTCATTCAGCGTCTTCGATCCCATCGTCGCCCAGGTCACGCAGCTGGAAGCAGGCGAGGCCGTCAACGTCATCCCAGCCTCGGCGAAGCTCGGAGCCTCCGTGCGCACACTCTCCCACGAGACGACGCGAAGGTTCCCCGAACGCGCCACACGGCTCGCGGAATCGATCGCTGCCGCTCACGGGTGTACGGCCGAGGTGGTGTGGACGGAGCAGTACCCCGTCACGGTCAACGACAGCGGCGAAGCCGACTTCGCCATGCGAGCTCTGACCGATCGTTTCGGCGCCGACCGAGTGGTGCAGGTGCCGGACCCGCTCATGGGGTCCGAGGACTTCTCCTTCGTGCTCGAACAGGTGCCCGGCACCTTCGTGTTCTTCTTCGTCACGCCTGAAGGCATCGATCCGGAGACGGCTGCGACGAATCATTCGCCGGAAGTCCAGTTCGATGATGCCCATCTCCCGGACCAGGCCGCAGCGCTGGCAACCCTGGCGTGGGAACGGACACTGCGCAGCTGAGCGGAGTGCGAGCCGGGGGTATGGTCTTCGCACGCTTCGGGGTCTAGTCTCGAAGAGACTGTTCGACCGACGTGGGAGATCGACGATGATCAGCACAGAACTGTCCGACTGGCTGCTCGACTCGGACCCGGCCCTGCGCTGGCAGGTCGAACGCGACCTGCTCGGTGCCGATGACGCGATCTGGCAGTCGACCCGCGCACGAGTGGAACGCGAAGGCTTCGGCGCCGAGCTGCTGTCCCAGCAGGATCCGGACGGGCAATGGGCCGGCGGGGCCTTCTTCCCCTCCGACTTCGCCTTCGATGATGAGGGATCACAGCCATGGACGGCGACCACGTGGGCACTGAAGGATCTGCGCGAGTGGGGGATGGCCGCCTCGGCGCTGGAGGGCACGGCCGAGAAGCTCGAATCCGTACGCTGGGAATACGAGAACCTGCCGTATTGGGACGGCGAAGTCGACGTCTGCATCAACTCGTGGACCCTGTCGAACGGCCTGTGGTTGGGTGCCGATGTCGACGGCCTCGTCGATTGGTTCATCGACCACCAGCTCGAAGACGGAGGGTGGAACTGCGAATGGGTCGAGGGGTCGACGGTCGCGTCCTACCACTCCACACTCAATGCGCTGGTGGCACTCCTCGATTACCAGAGGACCACGGGTGACACAGGACGAGTTGCCGAGGCGCGGGCCAGGGGAGAGGAATACCTGCTGTCGAGGGACCTGTTCCGCAGGCGCAGCACGGGTGAACCCTTCGACGGTCGTGCCCTCGCGCTGTTCCATCCGAGACGGTGGTTCTACGGGATTCTGCCCGCACTCGACTACTTCCGGGAAGCGACGAGCATCGACGGCGCCGAGGCGGACCCGCGCATGACCGAAGCCGTGGAGTCGATCCGCTCCCGCAGGAGTGACGACGGCCGTTGGGACCAGGAACACCGCCTGGCAGGCGAGGTCTGGTTCCACGTCGACGCCCCGGTCGGCGAACCCTCGAGATGGGTGACTCTGCAGGCCCAACGGGTCCTCGACTGGTGGGATGGAACACAGCCGGTCTGAGCTTCCACAGTCGCCGCCCAGGAACGCCACAGTCCCGCGCCAGAGCCGATGTCCACGATGGTGTCATCACATCATCGAAGGAAGGACAGCTCATGGCTCGCGTACCCGAACCGGACCAGACCCCCAACGGACCCGCCTACGAAGGACGGCTCCTCGACCGACCTGAGGAGGAGGTCGTCGACCAGGGCGCCTCGTTCGACATCCGCACTCTCTTCAGCCGACGTGGAGTCCTCGGGCTCGTCGGCGCCGGGGTCGGCACAATGGCCTTGGCCGCCTGCACCTCCGAGGCCTCCGGCTCGACGAGCTCGGCCTCGAGCGGCAGCGGATCGGTCACCGAGATCCCCGACGAGACGGCCGGCCCGTACCCGGCGGACGGAACGAACGGTCCGGACATCCTCGAAGACTCGGGAATCGTGCGCTCGGACATCCGTTCGAACATCGACGGGTCCGACACCGTCGACGGGGTGCCTCTGACCTTCTCCCTCACAGTCACCGATATGGCCGGTGACAATGCCCCGTTCGAGGGTGCCGCCGTCTACGCGTGGCACTGTGATGCTCAGGGTCGCTACTCGATGTATTCCGAGGGTGTCGAGGACGCCACCTGGCTGCGCGGCGTCCAGGTCGCCGATGAGAACGGCGAGGTCACCTTCACCTCGATCTTCCCTGCCTGCTATTCCGGCAGGTGGCCGCACATCCACTTCGAGGTCTACCCGGACGTCGACTCCATCACCGATGCCGAGAATGCCATCGCCACTTCGCAGATGGCCCTGCCCGAAGACGCCTGCAATGCCGTCTACGAACTCGACGCCTATGACGGATCGGTGAAGAACCTCTCGGCTGTCAGCCTCGACGACGACAACGTCTTCGGCGACGACGGAGGCGAGCACCAGATCGCCACGATCAGCGGTGACACCGACTCCGGCTACACCGCCACACTCGACGTCCCCGTCGACACCGACACCGAACCGACCGGCGGCGGTGCCCCGGGAGGCGGAGGCCAGGGAGGAACCCCTCCCGAAGGCGCCCCCGAAAATCCCTGACAACTCAGAGAAAGGCTCATCATCATGCTGCACAATCTCACGGGCTGGCACGCCCTCGTCATCCTGGCCATCATCATCCTCGTCTTCGGCGCGGCCAAGCTGCCCGCGCTCGCCAAGAGCCTCGGACAGTCCGTGCGCATCCTCAAGGACGAATCGGCCAACACCCGGTCGGGTGAGGCGGCGGCTGCGCCGCGATACGAAGCGGTGACCGACCCGATCGTCACCGATCCCACCCCTGCGCCCGCCTCGGCGAGGGACGACTCCACCGCCGAGGCCGGCCCAGCCGATCAGACGCGGCCGCGATCATGAGCACCGCCGCCGCGGCGAAGATGCCGTTGTCCGCGCACCTGCGGGAGGCGCGGACACGGGCGGTGCGCGCGGCGGTGGCACTGCTCGTCGGCACGGTCGTCGGCTATTTCACGTCGGACTTCGTCATGGACGTCCTCCGCGCTCCGATCACCGACCTCGCCGCATCTCGCAGCGCTTCGCTCAACTACGACAGCGTCACCGGGGCCTTCGACCTGCAGCTGCGCATCGCCGTGTACTCCGGAATCATCCTCTCCAGCCCGGTGTGGCTGGGGGAGATCTTCGGATTCCTCACCCCGGGGCTGACCGCGAAGGAGAAGAAGTACACGTTCGGCTTCCTCGGCGCCGCACTTCCTCTCTTCGTCGTCGGCTGCCTCACCGGCCTCTACGTCTTCCCGCGGATGGTCGAGGTGCTCACCTCATTCGCCTCGAGCGAGGACAGCACCATCCTTCAGGCGTCCTACTACTTCGACTTCGTCTTCAAGATCGTCATCGCCACCGGCATCGCCTTCGTCCTTCCGGTCTTCCTCGTCGTCCTCAACTTCATCGGACTGCTCCCTGCCCGTTCGATCGCGAAGGCCTGGCGGGTCAGCATCGTCGGAATCGTCGTCTTCGCCGCCCTGGTCACCCCCGCCGCCGATGTGCTGTCCATGTTCTTCGTCGCCGCCCCGATGGTCCTGCTCTTCCTCGCAGCGCTCGCCATCGCATGGCTCCACGACCGGACCCGCGGGTACCGCTCGAACCTCGAGGCACCGACTGCAGATGAGCTGGAGACCGGACGAGCGCAGACCGCGCCCACGGAAAGGAGCCGGACATGTTCGGCCTGAGCTTCGAGAAGATCGTCCTCGTCGGCATCATCGCCGCGATCATCCTCGGCCCGAGCCGGCTGCCCCACTACGCTGAGAAACTCGGCGAAATGGTTCGCCTGCTCCGTGCCCAGGCCGAGGCCGCGCGGAAACGAGCCGCCGAATCCGTGGGCGCTGAAGACTGGCAGGCGCTCGATCCGAGACAA
Protein-coding regions in this window:
- a CDS encoding glycerophosphodiester phosphodiesterase family protein: MSFLQFLHERGIVERPGAGRRPLVIAHRGYSAVVPENSLAAVDAARALGVDFIEVDTSTSADGVPVILHDADLDRTTNRKGPVAGLTAEELSFVDAGSWMGPGFHGVRIPTLAAVMRDIQHRGGELLLELKGEWSSGAVARIAELVVETGIADRMIVQSFNIETLETCRDMLPMVARFLLRMVPKPEDIEIARELGAVAINPSYKGFTMRRSVVTEIMDNDLGVFVWTADEMNEWRELLTAEVDGIITNHPGRLQGFLAGRFDPVQ
- a CDS encoding amidohydrolase family protein translates to MKHATGHDDSESSRASAYLPTTPEGVGRLILRGARLIDGTGGEVVLDSEIEVDGARIVYAGPARRRAEPTDGVPDATVVDLTGKTILPGFIDAHVHLGLAVEDQPAEAARFESERVFRMGVRANQTLMAGVTTVRDLGGIDRGVRDAVEADLIRGPRMHIAVVPLSPTGGHTDFTLPNGRPVPMGLPMDPIIDTDDDVKRMVRLLIRGGADVIKVCTTGGVSSPTDTPDDIGVPEEHVRLIVAETAKRSRQPVAAHAQGTEGIKAAVRGGAASVEHGYGIDDEGIDLMLEHGTFLVPTLSSALRVPDPRDVPAYLYEKKVKWSAIARERVAAALDAGVRTALGTDAGVCPHGQNLREPVHAVELGLSPMEAIVAGTRNAAELLRLDADIGTLRSGRLADIIVVDFDPIADITPLADPDNVKAVLQGGALVKDREAWFPDPPARAQISY
- a CDS encoding M20 family metallopeptidase — translated: MTLDFSSEARVLADDLREVRRDLHRNPEVGLDLPETQQRILDALDGLPLEITLGRELSSIVAVLRGELPGPTVLLRGDMDALPVVEATGLEFASTNGNMHACGHDLHVAGLVGAARLLCAHRANLRGTVAFMFQPGEEGLGGAKIMLEEGMYDAIGHKPDAAYAIHVAPGVPGTFVTKPGTIMAGANTLHVTMHGSGGHSSRPEDAVDPVRPVLELGQAIHSMVTGSFSVFDPIVAQVTQLEAGEAVNVIPASAKLGASVRTLSHETTRRFPERATRLAESIAAAHGCTAEVVWTEQYPVTVNDSGEADFAMRALTDRFGADRVVQVPDPLMGSEDFSFVLEQVPGTFVFFFVTPEGIDPETAATNHSPEVQFDDAHLPDQAAALATLAWERTLRS
- a CDS encoding squalene cyclase translates to MISTELSDWLLDSDPALRWQVERDLLGADDAIWQSTRARVEREGFGAELLSQQDPDGQWAGGAFFPSDFAFDDEGSQPWTATTWALKDLREWGMAASALEGTAEKLESVRWEYENLPYWDGEVDVCINSWTLSNGLWLGADVDGLVDWFIDHQLEDGGWNCEWVEGSTVASYHSTLNALVALLDYQRTTGDTGRVAEARARGEEYLLSRDLFRRRSTGEPFDGRALALFHPRRWFYGILPALDYFREATSIDGAEADPRMTEAVESIRSRRSDDGRWDQEHRLAGEVWFHVDAPVGEPSRWVTLQAQRVLDWWDGTQPV
- a CDS encoding intradiol ring-cleavage dioxygenase, which codes for MARVPEPDQTPNGPAYEGRLLDRPEEEVVDQGASFDIRTLFSRRGVLGLVGAGVGTMALAACTSEASGSTSSASSGSGSVTEIPDETAGPYPADGTNGPDILEDSGIVRSDIRSNIDGSDTVDGVPLTFSLTVTDMAGDNAPFEGAAVYAWHCDAQGRYSMYSEGVEDATWLRGVQVADENGEVTFTSIFPACYSGRWPHIHFEVYPDVDSITDAENAIATSQMALPEDACNAVYELDAYDGSVKNLSAVSLDDDNVFGDDGGEHQIATISGDTDSGYTATLDVPVDTDTEPTGGGAPGGGGQGGTPPEGAPENP
- a CDS encoding twin-arginine translocase TatA/TatE family subunit, which encodes MLHNLTGWHALVILAIIILVFGAAKLPALAKSLGQSVRILKDESANTRSGEAAAAPRYEAVTDPIVTDPTPAPASARDDSTAEAGPADQTRPRS
- the tatC gene encoding twin-arginine translocase subunit TatC yields the protein MSTAAAAKMPLSAHLREARTRAVRAAVALLVGTVVGYFTSDFVMDVLRAPITDLAASRSASLNYDSVTGAFDLQLRIAVYSGIILSSPVWLGEIFGFLTPGLTAKEKKYTFGFLGAALPLFVVGCLTGLYVFPRMVEVLTSFASSEDSTILQASYYFDFVFKIVIATGIAFVLPVFLVVLNFIGLLPARSIAKAWRVSIVGIVVFAALVTPAADVLSMFFVAAPMVLLFLAALAIAWLHDRTRGYRSNLEAPTADELETGRAQTAPTERSRTCSA
- a CDS encoding twin-arginine translocase TatA/TatE family subunit produces the protein MFGLSFEKIVLVGIIAAIILGPSRLPHYAEKLGEMVRLLRAQAEAARKRAAESVGAEDWQALDPRQYDPRRIIRDALDAPNPEPAEAAGSYVITGSSGHPRRRFIARTDDSRTGDEVSADENSATGR